Proteins from a genomic interval of Polaribacter sejongensis:
- a CDS encoding SusD/RagB family nutrient-binding outer membrane lipoprotein: protein MTGSAKTYYNAAISASIIYWGGTQAEADTYLAQTTVAYTTSGSSWKEVIGNQKYIALYGRGFEAWTSWRLLDYPNTLTRPSISNEAVPRRYLYGYNDKDLNPDNYAAASSAMGGDDKSSRVFWYITGVGN, encoded by the coding sequence ATTACTGGTAGTGCTAAAACGTATTACAATGCAGCTATTTCCGCTTCTATTATATATTGGGGAGGAACACAAGCAGAAGCTGATACATATTTAGCACAAACTACTGTTGCTTACACAACTTCTGGCTCTAGTTGGAAAGAAGTTATTGGTAATCAAAAATACATAGCTCTTTACGGTAGAGGATTTGAAGCTTGGACTTCTTGGAGATTATTAGACTATCCTAATACTCTTACCCGTCCTTCAATTTCTAACGAAGCTGTACCAAGAAGGTACTTGTACGGATACAACGATAAAGATCTTAACCCAGATAATTATGCTGCTGCAAGTAGTGCAATGGGAGGTGATGATAAATCTTCTCGCGTATTTTGGTATATTACAGGCGTAGGAAACTAA